In a single window of the Thermus amyloliquefaciens genome:
- a CDS encoding 2'-5' RNA ligase family protein: MYGVLVWPPEDLRRFMEELQVQHGVRGFGPPHLNLRQPFDWPYEEEALKIALAGILRGHAPFRLRLGGWGYFPQGVVYLRAYGGGPFRRLYHALEPLAPPLKELEGPSYLPHLTLALGLGEEEARRLAHSLPPPPRRSFLVKEAALVRDEEAGHLLEVARFPLGGG, translated from the coding sequence GTGTACGGGGTGCTGGTGTGGCCACCCGAGGACCTGCGCCGTTTTATGGAGGAACTTCAGGTCCAGCATGGGGTAAGGGGCTTTGGCCCCCCGCACCTCAACCTGCGCCAGCCCTTTGACTGGCCCTATGAGGAGGAGGCTTTGAAGATCGCCCTCGCGGGGATTCTCCGGGGCCATGCCCCCTTTCGCCTGCGCCTTGGGGGTTGGGGGTATTTCCCCCAGGGGGTGGTCTACCTGCGGGCCTATGGGGGCGGGCCCTTCCGGCGGCTTTACCACGCCCTGGAGCCCTTGGCCCCGCCCCTGAAGGAGCTGGAGGGGCCAAGCTACCTGCCCCACCTCACCCTGGCCTTAGGCCTTGGGGAAGAGGAGGCCAGGCGCCTGGCCCATAGCCTGCCCCCTCCTCCTCGGCGCTCCTTCCTGGTGAAGGAGGCGGCCTTGGTCCGGGACGAGGAAGCGGGCCACCTCCTGGAGGTGGCCCGCTTTCCCCTGGGGGGAGGCTAA